In Mytilus trossulus isolate FHL-02 chromosome 6, PNRI_Mtr1.1.1.hap1, whole genome shotgun sequence, a single window of DNA contains:
- the LOC134723548 gene encoding uncharacterized protein LOC134723548 translates to MTRKCLRVLNTLFILVYGIACTKVFFKGTNINFGLVQYRNAVDISKQKTMSHCMILCKRNIKCMTFFYNAKTGECVLHSKTFKYNQPELNSGNWKMYLFEVADTRCVSNASGFLYYRSLDLCYNFNAEHYIDYTGHFLPTCASYGAELLRIESQDRQTYVEHILEGRPTTRVAIQGRSESPGFVWTLFDGSPLSYTNWRLPGPLTGDYYVQIFEEDQWTEQRNFNVDKDAIFLCEIR, encoded by the exons ATGACAAGAAAATGTTTACGTGTATTGAATACCCTTTTCATATTAGTATATGGCATTGCATGCACCAAAGTATTCTTCAAAGGAACAAACATTAATTTCGGACTGGTACAATACAGGAACGCCGTTGATATCTCGAAACAAAAAACTATGTCACATTGCATGATCCTATGTAAACgaaatattaaatgcatgacaTTTTTCTACAATGCTAAGACAGGTGAATGTGTTTTACACTCTAAGACGTTTAAATACAATCAGCCGGAGTTGAACAGTGGTAATTGGAAGATGTATCTTTTCGAAGTTG CTGACACTAGATGCGTTTCAAACGCTTCAGGATTTTTGTACTATCGATCTCTTGATTTGTGCTACAATTTTAATGCAGAACACTACATCGACTACACTGGACACTTTCTCCCGACGTGTGCCTCATACGGTGCCGAACTACTTAGAATTGAATCACAAGATCGGCAAACATATGTTGAACATATATTAG AAGGAAGGCCTACTACTAGGGTAGCAATACAAGGACGTTCAGAAAGCCCTGGATTCGTTTGGACATTATTTGATGGAAGCCCTTTATCATACACAAATTGGAGATTACCGGGACCATTGACGGGAGATTATTATGTCCAGATATTTGAAGAGGATCAGTGGACTGAACAACGCAATTTTAATGTAGACAAAGATGCgatttttttatgtgaaatacGATAA